The Phacochoerus africanus isolate WHEZ1 chromosome 15, ROS_Pafr_v1, whole genome shotgun sequence genome has a segment encoding these proteins:
- the ZNF25 gene encoding zinc finger protein 25: MNKFRGPVTFKDITVEFTQEEWQLLDDAQRTLYREVMQENYHHLISVGYCVNKPNAVFKLKQGKEPWILEVEFPRRNNPEDLWNIHDQGAKHKKSQAENSRNGELTKPQETLTREKTYKCNECGKSFCQKSILTIHQHTHSKDKPSECGKSRNEDLTRQQKTNTREKTYECKECKKTFYHLSSLSRHLRTHAGEKPYECNQCEKSFYQKPHLMEHQKTHTGEKPYECTECGKFFYVKAYLMVHQKTHTGEKPYECKECRKSFSQKSHLTVHQRTHTGEKPYKCKECGKFFSRNSHLKTHQRTHTGEKPYECKECGKCFYQKSALTVHQRTHTGEKPFECNKCGKNFYYKSDLTKHQRKHTGEKPYECNECGKSFSVNSVLRLHQRTHTGEKPYECKECGKSFSQKSHFVIHQRKHTGEKPFECQECKKTFFQKSKLTAHQKTHTEGKSL, encoded by the exons GGACCAGTAACATTTAAGGATATTACTGTGGAATTCACCCAAGAGGAATGGCAATTGCTGGACGATGCTCAAAGGACCCTGTATAGGGAAGTGATGCAAGAGAACTATCATCACCTCATCTCAGTGG GTTATTGTGTGAATAAACCAAATGCAGTCTTCAAGTTAAAGCAAGGAAAAGAGCCATGGATATTAGAAGTAGAATTTCCACGTCGAAACAACCCTG AAGACCTATGGAATATTCATGACCAAGGAGCAAAACATAAGAAAAGTCAAGCTGAAAATTCAAG GAATGGAGAACTCACAAAACCTCAGGAAACTCTTACCAGAGAGAaaacctataaatgtaatgaatgtggaaagTCCTTCTGCCAAAAATCTATCCTCACAATACATCAGCATACTCATTCAAAGGACAAACCCAGCGAATGTGGGAAATCTCGGAATGAAGACCTCACAAgacaacagaaaactaataccAGAGAGAAAACCTATGAATGTAAAGAATGTAAGAAAACTTTCTACCACCTCTCATCTCTCAGTAGACATTTGAGAACTCATGCAGGAGAGAAACCCTACGAATGCAATCAGTGTGAGAAATCCTTCTACCAGAAGCCACACCTCATGGAACatcagaaaacacacacaggagagaaaccctatgaatgtactGAATGTGGGAAGTTCTTCTATGTTAAGGCATACCTCATGGTACatcagaaaacacacacaggggagaagccatatgaatgtaaggaatgtaGGAAATCCTTTTCCCAGAAGTCACACCTCACAGTACATCAGAGAACACATACAGGGgagaaaccctataaatgtaaggaatgtgggaaattCTTCTCTAGAAATTCACACCTCAAAACTCATCAGAGAACTCACAcgggagagaaaccctatgaatgtaaggaatgtgggaaatgCTTCTACCAGAAGTCAGCCCTAACAGTACATCAGCGAACTCACACAGGGGAGAAGCCCTTTGAATGTAATAAATGTGGGAAAAACTTTTACTATAAATCAGACCTCACCAAACATCAGAGAAAACACACAGGGGAGAAGCCCTATGAATGTAATGAGTGTGGGAAATCTTTCTCTGTGAATTCAGTCCTCAGATTACATCAAAGGACTCACACgggagagaaaccttatgaatgtaaggaatgtgggaaatcCTTCTCTCAGAAATCACATTTTGTCATACATCAGAGAAAACACACAGGAGAAAAACCCTTTGAATGTCAGGAGTGTAAGAAAACTTTTTTCCAGAAATCAAAACTCACTGCACATCAGAAGACACACACAGAAGGGAAAAGCTTATAA